One Vitis vinifera cultivar Pinot Noir 40024 chromosome 15, ASM3070453v1 genomic window, TATTCATTATGGTGTATATATAAATctctaatatcatttttatttatctatatatatatatatatatatgaatttgtATGGTCTAATAATttgtgatataaaaaaaatttagaaaagatttaatgataaataatattataacatAACATATTCACTTTTTTTATAATGCAACAATATTCTcgcaaaataataattataaacaataaatataTCTTCCAAAAAATGGTTAATTCGACAATGAAAAATACTCATtacttgaaattgaaaattagtgataaataattttattacacATATATGtgtttcatctttaaaaaaattccaaccaTATGGTGGAAGTAGCAATTTTTTGCATCATTCTTTAGTGACAAGAAAGTAgtattgattcatgcccagtcggtgtatcagctgacttatgtccaactggtgctccttgattgaggtagtaatcaacaaaatttataacctattacaccatgaactagggtagcagagacaaagctactatagtatagtagctctaggatcgttcactgggaagggttttcaactcataactgataccaattcaaagctaagttggtgttttttcatttcagggttagctttaaaagaaaacataaagttgtttgagtgaaaagggtttggttttaaactaaccaaaaagaaagtaatggaaattacttatgaataaaaacattccttgaaggtttaggttcacaggggatattccttatacaaaaacagagctccggtcatttgatttatttcctcgcattagagaattagcatatagtcaattctctaaccggtgttgtacagatataacctttaaatggattccagctctaattccctctcactgatgcaacttgcaatagCTCATGTCTCTCatctagcatttgccattcaaggtgatctttaactttagatttcccttctcaagctcgcaagagataactaatggaagtctccttggagtccaaaatcttaccaagtgttggcaattctagaaaatcctacctccaagtcacttcccaaaagcttgcaagagataaacaagtgcatctccatggacggagatcacgtgTCTTACCAAGTACTGGTCAAGTGAcgtgaaggtgttttaagttaactaaaaacatagaaatcattaaaggatcatactttctcttcattaatgactgaaaccacaaagctactaattcttgcacttagAACCTTTCCCtacaaccttaactccaaggaattaaaagcctagccactcatcctctgaggaaacttcctcagagcttgtttggctagtaagaaaactaacgagaaaacaaatatatgacagaaaaacagagcaagtgctctggaaatatatttcttgcttTTCTTGATTACATAATAGATCGATACTCTTTCGATTCGATGTCCtctgtaaaggaaattacaaactatttaTATGGGGTTATTCGCCCTTTTTActtacttaaaaactaaggaatcccatgataggtggattacaaggagagtttgggaatttagacaacaaatatctaaagcaaaatatcccaaaatatctcaaaaatatcggtcggaaatatcaggaaggttcaggagaacaccgctgCACTGTATAGTGAGAAAAAAACTTTACAGGTAAGCGTTATCAGAAGGTCCGGATATGTATATCAGGAGAAGTTGAAGTGTCCCTCTCTTTCATCCGGCTATAGgatatccggatgtaaaatgtcggcgcacggaaCGTCGTCCTTTCccatccggatgtgagatatccggatgtaaaatgtcggcgcacggaatTCGTGAAATCACACCCGActgatagcatatcctatccgaaTATGTTGTTCGGATGTCCTCCGATGGTATAttcggacgccctgtccgggtATACTCCTTGTagggattccaaagaactctcctcaatctctgattgctttggtgatcaaaaagctatcaaaacaccaaaacttaacacaatttgattagaattgattgcaagggtccttaatatgttaattgggttaaaaggtgataactactactcaaaagtatttaaaagagttaattacaggctatcaaatagcactttttgagtagtaatcaagtatTGTAAAGAAAAACttgatgataaaatattttatgacaaattcTCTCTTTCATAGTTAAAATTTGCAATTAATGACAAAATTTTAGTCGTAAACAAAAAATCTATCACTAAATCTCACATTTGTTACAATGGTGTGATGATGCTTTATGAGATCTGAAATGGATTTGCTCTTAGAATTGAGAGGAAActctttggttttgttttttgatgGTTTTAAAGGTGAAAATGAGAGTAATGATGTAAATTTGATTATCCATCCTCCCTTGTATACTAAGAGTAATAGAAAAAAATGCCATTCCTTATTAGAGAACAAATTCTGTCTCTAAATTAAGTCTCACAAAGTCCCAAATTCCACACACAAAAAAATGCACTTACAAAGGTATCTCAATTGTGGACTAATAGAACATTTAATTATTGCTCTCATAAAagtaatcaaacataatttcataATCAATCAATCACTCCATTAAAGTTGACTAAATGCACCATACTAATCATATCCAACTACATGAAATATATGTTGAATAAACAACCACCTAAGATCATGGGATTATATACCTCTATGTGAGCCTCACTTGTCTGTACTTAAAGTGATTACTAACCCAAATATTAGCCTAAGTATCCCTCAAGTTTAAGAACTTCTATAAGATACTAGCTACAAAAATACATGCCACTTGCATAGCAATAGATGTATTTTCCAATACACACTAACAAACTACCTCAGAAGCCTACTCTAATaactaagacaagtcatcccatCTACATGGGAGGTGATATACCACAACACTATCAAACTACCTAGGTTAATGAATTGTTGTGAACAATAATATCATACTATAAGAAACCTCCAATTGTATGCTCTATGTATCCATCTACACCTGGATTGTGTACAGTGTGAGTTGATTGAGTTGAGTATCCATCAAAataatagagagaaagaaactTTCAATGCACATGACACCAATAAATGAATAGGAAATGGAATCTCACATTACATTACAAATATTACAACATGTCTCATTATACCAAGCGTAAAACACAACAAACCCCCACTAGCTTGATAGTAGATTAGGAGTACATCTCACACCATAAGCAACCCTATGATATTTGAATACTCATACTTTTAAGGTCTTAGAAAAAGGATTCATAAGGTTTTCCTTAGATGCAATCTTCTCAATTATTATGTCACCCCTTTATACTATCTCACTAATGAGATAATGTTTCCTCTCAATGTGTTTTCCCTTCTAACGGTTCCTCGATTCTTTAGATTATGCCATCTCCCCActattatcataaaataatatcatcGGATGTACAACCATGGGCACTACCCCTATCTCCATCATAAACTTTCTTAACCATACAACTTCTTTAGCTCCTTTTGAAGCTGTTGCATATTCTACATCTATAGTGCAATCAATGATGCATGATTGCTTAATGCTTCTCTAACTAACTGCCCCATAACCAAGTGTAAACAACCAATTTGAAGTAGACCTGCGAGAGTCTCTATTAGATTGAAAGTCTAAATTTTGGCATACTATAGGTACTAATTCATTGCCCTAATAGACAATCATATAACCTCTTATTCTCTTAAGATACTTGGGTATTTGTTTAACTGCTATCTGATGTTCTCAATCAAGATTAGCCTTGTATTTACTCACTATACCTACCACATACCATATGTCAAGTATGGTACACAAGATAACATGCACAAGGTTATATGTTATAGAAGCATAAGGTATAACCTTCATGCTCTCTTCCTCTTCAATAGTCTTAGTACATTGATACTTAAAAAGTGGGATTTCATGTTTGAAAGGTAGCATAACCTCCTCAGAATCTTGCATAAAGTGCCTAACCAACATCTTATCTAAGTAAGTCACTTGTGAGAGTCtaattttcttgttatttcTATCATGCAATAGCTTGATTCCAAGAACATATTGGGTCTCACCTAGATCTATCATCTAGAATTGAGTAGATAGTCAAATCTTTACCAAAGATAACATCCCTATAGCATTAGCAATGAGCagtatgtcatccacatataagATCAATAAGATTACCATGCTTCCTTGTTTTTTATTACACACACATGGTTCATCCTTGTTTCGATCAAAACTAAaagttttgattgattgatcaAAATGTTTGTTCTATGGCTTGGATGCTTACTTAAGCCTATAAATGGGCCTATGAAACTTGTAAACCAAATGCTCCTAAACTTTGGCTATAAATCTATTTGACTGCATCATATAGATACCTTCCTCAAGATGCCTATTAAGAAAGGCAGTCTTAACATTCATTTGCTAAATTTTGTAATCAGAATAAGTGTAATAGGCAGGAGTATGTTAATGGACAAAAGTATGGCTACCAGTGAAAAAGCTTCCTTATAGTTGAAACCAAGTTTTTGACTTTAACACTTTGCAACAAATCATGTTTTGAAGGTTTCAACCTTTCAATCAACTCTTCTCTTCCTCTTATAGGCCCACTTACACCCTatgaattttatcattttagatGCTTCTATAAGAGACCAAAACTTATTAGAGTACATGGACTATATCTCACATAGCCTCCTTCCATAATGGAGCATCAATATCACCCATTGCTTTTATCATAATTTGTTGGATCAACTTCATATTCCTTAAGCTTCtagtgggcttaagtggctTGAACCTATCTTAGGCTTAGGACACTTGATCCAGCTTACTTAGGTCTTAATTGATAATTAGTCCTATTGGAATCTAATTAACCAATTAGCTCCATCCAAGGAAATCATTCAACAAGCTtttgtgcaaccttacatatttaccaaaatgcccttatgcacacatGAGAATAAAGAACCAAATACCCCTCAATAAATGTGTCATCAAGATATACAAGCTTAAGCAAGGACCATTGggcccataggaaaatattggtttccttagaatccaattataAAATTTACTCAACATCCTACTgtagagagtcaactacactttaatatcttataatattagATCGAGATAAAACATTTAAGTTTATACCCTACTAATGACTACATGCAAGTTCCTTATGAACTGGTGTTCGATATCTAATGAGGTGAATATTGTTAATTTCTCAAGGTTACCTCTTTCATCCTTGAATTATAAACCTtatattatgtgatcaactttTATACCCTAACTCACaaagagtatatgtcaaatttcaatTAAGGAATTACAAGGAtaatagatttcatgatcacatatccTTAGGATTACCCAAGGGCATATATTGTCTCAAACCTATGAGTTATCATGGTGCCTATCTTAAGAATGCTTGTTAACACCTGTCttaatcaatagtgacccaatacTATATGACAGCCTTAAGCTCTACCTAGAAGTCAATGCCACTGAAGACCTTAACACTAGCTCGACATTCTCTTAAGGTTAAATGCTCATCTAGCATAGTAGCTCAATGAATCATGACTACCTGATAgctaatgtcatgattcaccataggtcttatcAAAAGTGTAATCATTCATAGTAATGcattcaccatgggaaactaATTGATTCTTTCTATTGAACCAAATTACTTAAGCCTTAAACATAGCGACTCTGACtaagaaaaaccaaagaaaaagtcATCATAAATTTTATAGTATTCCAGGTATCATCCTCAGGGATTAGATTTTGGAATTTGTCAATACTAAGATTAATGAGTtacttttgtttaaatcctacaataaaaaacaatatgtgaattgatttttcttttatgaagtgaaactaagtaaagGAACTAAAtgaataacaaagaaaatagtgatctttaatttaattgattcaagtttgaggccttccacaatccaactttaGGTATAGAAATCAAAGGGAACAAGGATTTCTTAGGTAGagtgatcttagggttttaggaTCCTTGGTcacttattattaatatgagCTCTATAACTCATAATTTCATATGAAACCTAATATTTttagattcctaaaaccatcaaataaataagatcGATTATTGATTCAAGGTTCAACTTTTTAACCTTTcatactccttatagctttgttttgagGTAGATAACGATAGGAAATACTAGGATAACTAACAATCAAGAGTTatcaagaatcactagtatcgagtaataacctaccatatcattccctaaaATAACTCACATAGATAGGATcgaaaattgataaattgtaacccaaacattaattaatttcattgttaCAATAACTTATGCATTGTTCCTATAAGTTTTCTAGCCCTTAGGtgttcatgcttcaagccccaaatTGGCTTTTTAGCCTCTTATAGGAGTGATGTGatattcacaatccataatagagtaaaaaattcataatttgaatcaaaagaaactaaaaacaatatattcaataaacaagaaaagaaacaaacccaaagttgttttctttttccaccACAAATGTCAAATTCCCCGACATAGGACCCTCAAccctagaactaagagagtttatataataaattcaataacctTACATGTGGCATACTcccattggccacttattacaaagaaaagtcaTAAACAACCTAAAACAACTTCAAAAATTACAAATTCTAAATGAGTATGATGCATTTTGAATTGGATGAAGGCATTTGGAACTCATTTTGACATGTCTTGAAGCTCAAAATTGATTAACGGtggttgattttgaaatttaggtaagttccaaatcaatttcaaactcATAAGTGGTTAAGAAAAGCCCAATTTGAAATCAACAAGGTGAGTTCAAAACTCACAATGAATTTCGAGCTCACCTATTACCTAAGTGTGTTTGGTATATTTTCGAGTTTGAAATATGTGCCTCTTGTTTGAAATAGGTAGGGAATTCAGACTTAGCCTCTACCAAAAGTTTCATCACATTCCTTTTAGTTTTAAATGGCCAAAAACCATGTCGAATTCAAGTTGCCAATTTTGAACTCAACTTTCCTCTCTAtcctgttttttaaaaacacacaTAACTTCctagtttcaatttttatttacacATTGTTTAAAGCGTTATATTCCCGACTTCTCAAGCTTCAAAATATTTCTTACCTAAAATAGACTTCAAGAAGTGCTCAAAATCTTGCCTCAAAGTTTAGGTACATGTTGCTACCAAATTTcaagttctaaatttccatgcaaacTTGAGGAATTTTCATTTCCCATATTCAtgtgccttctttcttacttcaTAATGGTCATTCCTCATCTCCCAAACTCATGACATCCTCGTTTTACCTTTTCTCATATTCCATGAGTCTTAACTCgctcattttctcatttaacccctttgtgatcttttaaaatctaaagCGATTTCAATTTGCACCCTTTTCTTTCATTAAACCtaagataaatctccaaaataaaatttaaactcaCGGCTAGGGTCTTTGTATCGATTTGGGTCAAGTTGAATTATTTGAGTGTCTTATGGTGCATAAATCTTATCGAATATACGTCAttggagcacatattttggctccaatcaaaCACCTATCTCGAtgaccaagataagtcatccttTCAATTAGAAAGTAGTGTCCTACAATCTCAAATAGATTGCCTACGTCTATAAACCAATTGTGAACTAATCGTCTAATTAATTGTAAGAaactcatgacttagatcttctatatAGATCCTAAtgtacctaagtcatgtacaatgtaagtgatATGTGTGTACAATGTTAGTGATACATGGCATGAATGCTCAACATATATAATGCATAAATGGGATAGAGAAAGGataattgaaattataatataagtattaataaattctatttattgttacatcatgtcatacttttaaggacTTTATTCCAATAATCTCCTACTAGCTTTAAAAACATACTAGGTATCATAGAAAGAATATGTTTCACAGTCATATCATCTCTATAAGTTATCTCATAAAACATGTAATACTTCTTCTATATGTATTTTTATCTTATGGTGGTTTTTTAGTTCTTTAGATTGTGCTGCTACCCTATTGTTTTCACAAAATAGGATTATGGGCAATACAATCAAGGTATCTACCCCAAGTCCCATGAGGAACTTCTTAAGCTAAATGACTTTCTTTGTTACTTCAAAAATAGCAACAAACACTACTTAAGAGTGTATACATACCTAGAGATACACCTATGAGAGACtgtttatcaaaataaaaatttgaaattatgtaCTTAATGGGTATTGACTCATCACCATGGAACATAAGTATAAAATCCGTACTTAAGTATATGCTTGACATCTGTccaataatttagttttgaatTGGAGTGATCTTGATTGATGATAATAACCCTATGTCATTCCCAATAAGTAGATATTATTTACATACAAGATCTAGAACACCATTATGCTTCCTTACATCTTCTTGTATACTCAATGCATATCTTTGTtttgatcaaaatcaaaagtcttgatttccttatcaaaacaCTTGCTCTGTGAGTGAGATGCTTACACTAATCCATAAATGAATTTATGAAACTTGCATATCAAATGCTCTTAGCCTTTTGCTATGCAATCACATGGTTGCATCTAATAgatgttatcatcaaaataataattcaagaaatttaTCTCGACATTCATTTGTCATATCTCATAGTTAAGACGCACCATAATGGTTACAAGTACTATGATGGATTTGAGCATGACTATTGGTGAAAAGGTTCCCTTATAGTTGAAACAATGTTTTGAATTATGACCTTTAGCTACTATATTAGCAACATAAGTCTCAATATTTCCACCTACTCTTGTCTTCCTCTTGTAGACCGATGTACACCTATGAGTTTTATCCCTTCAAGTGCTTTTATAAGACCCAAACTATGTTTAAGACTCAGACACATCAACATCACTCATTGCAAATCTATAGAATACAATCATCCCACTACAATGAGGCACTCGTGTACTAGAAATATCAGGAATGATATTTGTCTCTACCCTTGGATCTATAGTATCCTGTGCAAATATGAGATTATCTTTTATTACTTTCCAGTCTATATCGCCCTTTGTcttattatattcattattagAAATATGACACTTGTATCAATAAATACCTTCTAACCACCTTGTCAATAACTTTGAGATCCTTTTGCATATCTTGCAACTAAAATATACCTCTCTAGTAAAAAAGTAAAACACAATCTCCAAAGCATAAGAGGAAAAGATAGGAAGATAatggagaagaaagaaagaagcatAACTAGCAACTCTAGCTTTTGTTATCTACCTTATTTGGATGTAACAACAATTTCTTGTAACTTCTTAATCTAGGTTAGTCTACCTAATTAACCTAAGGATAGAAGTTATCTAATATTGACATATGGATGGTTGGAATTCCTTATGATAAGACCATAATTTAGGTTATTGGTCAGCCTACCAATGCTCGACTAGCTATATTACTATCCAAGCTCCCTTGTGGGTCTAATGAAGTTTGACAAGGTTGTTCTAGCTCAGGGTTGCATGAAGTTTGGCATCCAATAACCACACCTGTTGTCACATGCCCTTTGTGTTCTAGGTGTCCTACTAATACTACTAGATATTTATGGTAATACAAAGAACACAAACCTAGTTGGGAACCAATTAGtatcatttgatttttatttttctctctctctctctttttatgCCAAAGATGACATACCATGGTTATCATCACATTTAATATGCTTAGAAGGAAGactacttttctttttaaacaaaatGTCTCACTTAGATATTTATAAGAGTGATGTTTTttagcaaacaaaaaaaaaaaaaaaatactacttTGTACAAGGTATTTCACAACtcaatttaaaatctaaacCTATAGTACATAATATGAGAATCTACTTAAATATAGGCCACATATTGGGTTTAAGAGTGACTTGGTGCTTTACAAAGAgtatgtaaaagaaaagaaaaaattggtaCAATTTCATACATTTTTGCAAGTGCAATTGGAAGATTTAATTAATCATACATGATAATATATAGTCCTAGCGATTAAGGCAagataaacataaataaaacattcaaatatcaaaattattttatagaatGAAATTTTCTGTTGGGTACCCACGAAAGAACCTTGGTGAAGGCATAAGAGAATTACTCCTGAATTGAAAGGACAAACAAATGTGGAAACATAACTGCATATTAACTAAAAGCTCCAAAGATATAAAAGATACAAATATATCAtgtaaaattattagttttcttgtatttttcattggaatgttctcttcttttttatttccatatGTTACACGTTATATAACAACCTCACTGTCTCTCAAACGTACCATGTCTAGGTACATACTTCTATTTCTTAATCGGACCGGCATCCAAAGCAAGAGTGTTCACAATAAAATCAGGAGGGTCTTCCATCCAAACAATGAAATCCTCAAGTCGAACTGCGTAGCAAGCAAGCTTATGTGCCACTAAGTTGGCTTCCTCCTTCACATATGCAAACTTGAAAAATTCGTACTTTTCTATACTTTCCTTATTGAGCAAAGGGTAGGAGGTCTTGGAACAAAGGTCGCTTCCGAGTTTGGCAGAATCTCCTTCCATGAACACGCGAGTTAGTCCAAGATCATGGCCAAAGCGTAATCCTAATGAAATTGCTAAGGCTTCAATGCTTTGTGGGAAGCTTCCGTATTTCACTTTCCTTGACATAGCAGCGATAAGATCACCCCTAAAATCTCTCACCACTATCCCAATACCAGCATCTCCAAATTCAGAGAATGAGAAACCATGGAAGTTGATTTTGTATACACCAGGTGGAGGAGGACACCACCTAGACTCCTTTGCTCGAACAAATGAAGCCTGTATATATAGGGAAAATTAGGGTATTGGTTAGCATCAATCCAGAAATTTAGTAGCACAATTACCACGTACAAGTGCAAATCTATAGGAAATCAGAAAATAGATTGACACAAAATTGGTATATATCCACCATACAGAAGAATTTTTACTCTAGAGAAAGAGTTATCCCCATATGCTCACAAATA contains:
- the LOC104881814 gene encoding uncharacterized protein LOC104881814, which encodes MTDKDDAIPPPTGFIYDQNIGKMVKPVKKEVEKMEVDELPQGLPEEGFAGHPVGSNECTEEVRVARKALETSPSLEAKSKNYDPNYVVRALPRQKSRKAVRPSRVTTIRQTEAMATRKVLETGSNSGDKGKDFDPNFAVLALPCQNSRKAAAPGRVAAEASFVRAKESRWCPPPPGVYKINFHGFSFSEFGDAGIGIVVRDFRGDLIAAMSRKVKYGSFPQSIEALAISLGLRFGHDLGLTRVFMEGDSAKLGSDLCSKTSYPLLNKESIEKYEFFKFAYVKEEANLVAHKLACYAVRLEDFIVWMEDPPDFIVNTLALDAGPIKK